A segment of the Microbacterium luteolum genome:
TTGTGCAGAAGACTACGCCCGCTTCGAACAGATCTTCGACGACACGCCGCGATCGGCGTGTCGGATACCGCACGACTCGAACGGGACGCGAGACGTCAGCGACGCCGAGGTTCCTGACGGCCGACGCCGTGTCGCCGGTTGTCCGGCACGTCCATCTCCGCGCAGAGCGCGAGCCAGATGTCGCGGGGCGGTGCACCGTCGGCGAGAGCCTCGACGGCGGTCCGGTTGCCGAGCGCACCGAGAACGAGATCGTTCACCAACGACGAGGCACGGGCCTGGAACTCCGTCTCGACGGCACGAAGGAACTCGCTACGACGCATCCTGTCTCCGGGCCGGCAGACGGTCAGTGCAGGGAGAGCTCGGGCTCGATCGACGCCACGAGGTCATCGGGGACGACATCCGGGAACACCTGGATGCCCTCGAGCACGGAGATGCGATCGCCGACCTCGCGCATGATCGTCGAGATGGGTACGTCGAGCGCATCGGCGACGGAGGCGAGGATCTCGCTCGACGCCTCTTTCTGACCCCGCTCGACCTCACTGAGGTATCCGAGCGCGACAGAAGCCTTGCTTGCGACCTGCCGGAGGGTGCGCCCCTTCTGCAGGCGGAAGTCCCTCAGCACATCGCCGATTTCCT
Coding sequences within it:
- a CDS encoding DUF3046 domain-containing protein — encoded protein: MRRSEFLRAVETEFQARASSLVNDLVLGALGNRTAVEALADGAPPRDIWLALCAEMDVPDNRRHGVGRQEPRRR
- a CDS encoding helix-turn-helix domain-containing protein, which codes for MILVRQEIGDVLRDFRLQKGRTLRQVASKASVALGYLSEVERGQKEASSEILASVADALDVPISTIMREVGDRISVLEGIQVFPDVVPDDLVASIEPELSLH